The following are encoded together in the Pseudomonas maumuensis genome:
- a CDS encoding Hpt domain-containing protein — protein MVDTHIDQKVLSDLREVMEDGYLQLLETFLEDSERRLSQLHEAKDADELGLAAHSFKGSSSNMGAIGLAELCRQLEERVRQQPLYGIEDLINRIDQEYLEVQCFYRAERQRIAAE, from the coding sequence GTGGTGGACACGCATATCGATCAGAAGGTGCTGAGTGACTTGCGCGAGGTCATGGAAGATGGCTATCTGCAGTTGCTGGAAACCTTCCTGGAAGACTCCGAGCGGCGCCTGAGCCAGTTGCACGAGGCCAAGGACGCCGACGAACTCGGTCTGGCCGCGCACAGCTTCAAGGGCAGCAGCAGCAACATGGGGGCCATTGGTCTAGCCGAGCTGTGCCGGCAGCTCGAGGAACGGGTCCGCCAGCAGCCTTTGTACGGGATTGAAGACCTGATCAACCGCATCGACCAAGAGTATCTGGAAGTCCAGTGTTTCTACCGTGCCGAGAGGCAGCGAATCGCTGCCGAGTAA
- a CDS encoding flagellar hook-length control protein FliK yields the protein MPVAPNPLLQASLVNKTSRPAAGVADKPLQAPASRGAGFDQVMARQGRDSVPARDDKVAKGADQAKPKEPAGPATGGKPEEGSKPAVADDGNKLPVATGTQPSDEPDESADSGNSTPIDASLVAGQVTDALPGAQLIQAQAEAVAPVLQAAAQVPQPVVAPPAVGEEAAKDAGFDPEADPLANMPTLRLALEQDAQAKGTTSAHASTARADSNQAPADPTAAAVNTLANVLPKAEAEAGHSERGDKAFAGLIDDGLKDIKGAGSDTRVDDFADRLASLTQAATPKTANAVPITPSPLQQPLAMNQGAWTEGLVNRVMYLSSQNLKSADIQLEPAELGRLDIRVNVAADQPAQIHFVSGHAGVRDALDSQIHRLRELFAQQGLAQPDVSVADQSRGQQQQQAQQGGSSLSGVAARRAEATGEGGELDAARPVEHQVVVGDSMVDYYA from the coding sequence ATGCCTGTCGCACCTAATCCCTTGTTGCAAGCCAGCCTCGTCAACAAGACGTCGCGCCCGGCTGCCGGTGTGGCGGACAAGCCGCTGCAGGCCCCGGCCAGCCGGGGCGCTGGCTTCGATCAGGTCATGGCTCGACAGGGGCGCGACAGTGTTCCGGCGCGTGACGACAAGGTTGCCAAGGGTGCCGATCAGGCCAAGCCCAAGGAACCGGCCGGCCCGGCCACTGGCGGCAAACCGGAGGAAGGCAGCAAGCCGGCGGTTGCCGATGACGGCAATAAGTTGCCAGTGGCAACAGGTACCCAGCCTTCCGACGAACCGGATGAATCCGCCGATAGCGGAAATTCTACGCCGATCGACGCCAGCCTTGTGGCTGGCCAGGTCACCGATGCCCTGCCGGGGGCGCAGCTAATCCAGGCTCAGGCCGAAGCGGTCGCCCCGGTGTTGCAGGCGGCAGCCCAGGTGCCGCAGCCGGTGGTAGCGCCGCCAGCAGTAGGCGAAGAGGCTGCCAAGGATGCAGGGTTCGATCCGGAGGCCGACCCTCTGGCCAACATGCCGACCTTGCGCCTGGCGCTGGAGCAGGATGCCCAGGCCAAGGGAACCACGTCTGCCCATGCGTCCACTGCCCGGGCCGACAGCAACCAGGCGCCTGCCGACCCGACGGCAGCGGCCGTCAATACCTTGGCGAATGTGCTGCCGAAGGCCGAAGCGGAGGCAGGGCATTCCGAGCGCGGCGACAAGGCCTTCGCCGGGCTGATCGACGATGGTCTCAAGGACATCAAGGGTGCCGGCAGTGATACGCGCGTCGATGACTTCGCCGATCGCCTGGCCAGCCTTACCCAGGCGGCGACTCCCAAGACCGCCAATGCCGTGCCGATCACGCCAAGCCCGCTGCAGCAACCGCTGGCAATGAACCAGGGCGCCTGGACCGAGGGGCTGGTGAACCGCGTCATGTACCTGTCGAGCCAGAACCTCAAGTCGGCGGATATCCAGCTTGAGCCCGCCGAGCTGGGGCGGCTGGACATCCGCGTCAATGTCGCGGCGGATCAGCCTGCGCAGATTCACTTCGTCAGTGGCCATGCCGGCGTGCGTGACGCACTCGACAGCCAGATCCATCGCCTGCGCGAACTGTTCGCCCAGCAGGGTCTGGCGCAGCCCGACGTCAGTGTCGCCGACCAGTCCCGTGGCCAGCAGCAACAGCAGGCGCAGCAGGGTGGATCGAGCCTGTCCGGGGTCGCGGCGCGCCGTGCCGAGGCGACCGGGGAGGGCGGTGAACTCGACGCCGCGCGTCCCGTCGAGCATCAGGTGGTGGTCGGCGACAGCATGGTCGACTACTACGCCTGA